A window of Streptomyces sp. SAI-127 contains these coding sequences:
- a CDS encoding TOBE domain-containing protein translates to MTLSIRNQLPGTVTTVTPGEAMATVTIRLDGGQDLTAAITLESVAELGLTQGSPVRALVKSTEVSLASAPVQNVSIRNQLPGTVTAVVTGAAMATVKIAVEGGVMTSAITADAATDVALAAGAPVVALIKSTEVSLATA, encoded by the coding sequence ATGACCCTGAGCATCCGCAACCAGCTCCCCGGCACCGTCACCACCGTCACCCCGGGCGAGGCCATGGCAACGGTCACGATCCGCCTCGACGGCGGCCAGGACCTCACGGCCGCGATCACCCTCGAGTCCGTCGCCGAACTCGGCCTCACCCAGGGCTCGCCCGTACGCGCCCTGGTGAAGTCGACGGAGGTCTCCCTCGCCTCCGCCCCGGTCCAGAACGTGTCCATCCGCAACCAGCTCCCCGGCACGGTCACCGCCGTCGTCACCGGAGCCGCCATGGCCACCGTCAAGATCGCTGTCGAGGGAGGCGTCATGACCTCCGCGATCACCGCGGACGCCGCGACCGACGTCGCCCTCGCCGCCGGCGCCCCGGTCGTCGCCCTGATCAAGTCGACAGAAGTATCACTGGCCACGGCGTAA
- a CDS encoding amino acid transporter codes for MATTEHPPSSRLRSWMLEGLSDMGRDGGHTGPHAAPEPAHQGQRWWRVMCLTGVDYFSTLGYQPGIAALAAGLLSPIATIVLVIVTLAGALPVYRRVAEESPRGEGSISMLERLLSFWQGKLFVLTLLGFAATDFLITITLSAADASTHLIENPHLTSTLHDHKMLITLFLVALLGAVFLKGFLEAIGVAVALVGIYLALNVVVVFVGLWHVITAGHVVTDWSSALTAEHGNVFVMIGVALIVFPKLALGLSGFETGVAVMPHVKGDADDTEENPKGRIRDTKKLLTTAAIVMSCFLIATSFITTLLIPEKDFESGGPANGRALAYLAHHYLGGVFGTVYDVSTIAILWFAGASAMAGLLNLMPRYLPRYGMAPHWARAVRPMVVVFTLIAFLVTWIFDADVDAQGGAYATGVLVLISSAAIAVTIAARKAGQRNWTVGFAVISAVFLYTTVVNVIERPDGVKIGACFIAGIILVSLLSRLARAFELRVTDVTLDDMAERFIRDMASRKMRFIANEPDQRDKAEYRDKIEQIREDNDIPGEDFVFVEVTVLDPSEFEASLTVRGEVLHNRYRVLTLESSSIPNALAALLLHVRDTTGCTPHIYFEWTEGNPFANFLRFFLFGQGEVAPVTREVLREAEPDRPRRPRVHTG; via the coding sequence ATGGCCACCACCGAACACCCTCCTTCCAGTCGCCTGCGCTCCTGGATGCTGGAGGGCCTGTCCGACATGGGCAGGGACGGCGGCCACACGGGCCCCCACGCCGCACCGGAACCGGCCCATCAGGGCCAGCGCTGGTGGCGGGTCATGTGCCTGACCGGCGTCGACTACTTCTCCACCCTCGGTTACCAGCCCGGCATCGCCGCCCTCGCGGCCGGCCTGCTCTCCCCCATCGCGACGATCGTCCTCGTGATCGTCACCCTCGCGGGCGCTCTGCCCGTGTACCGCCGGGTGGCCGAGGAGAGCCCCCGCGGCGAGGGTTCGATCTCGATGCTGGAACGGCTGCTGTCGTTCTGGCAGGGCAAGCTCTTCGTCCTGACCCTGCTCGGCTTCGCCGCCACCGACTTCCTGATCACCATCACTCTGTCCGCGGCTGACGCCTCCACCCACCTGATCGAGAACCCGCACCTGACCAGCACTCTGCACGACCACAAGATGCTGATCACACTGTTCCTGGTCGCCCTGCTCGGCGCGGTGTTCCTCAAGGGCTTTCTGGAGGCGATCGGCGTCGCGGTCGCCCTGGTGGGTATCTACCTCGCCCTCAACGTCGTCGTCGTGTTCGTCGGCCTGTGGCACGTCATCACCGCGGGCCATGTCGTCACCGACTGGTCCAGCGCCCTGACGGCCGAGCACGGCAACGTCTTCGTGATGATCGGCGTGGCCCTGATCGTCTTCCCCAAGCTCGCCCTCGGCCTCTCCGGCTTCGAGACCGGCGTCGCCGTCATGCCACACGTCAAGGGCGACGCGGACGACACCGAGGAGAACCCCAAGGGGCGGATCCGCGACACCAAGAAGCTGCTCACCACCGCCGCCATCGTGATGAGCTGCTTCCTGATCGCCACCAGCTTCATCACCACCCTCCTCATCCCCGAGAAGGACTTCGAGTCGGGCGGCCCGGCCAACGGCCGCGCCCTGGCCTACCTCGCCCACCACTACCTCGGTGGCGTCTTCGGCACGGTCTACGACGTCTCGACCATCGCCATCCTGTGGTTCGCCGGCGCCTCCGCGATGGCCGGCCTGCTCAACCTGATGCCGCGCTACCTGCCCCGCTACGGCATGGCCCCGCACTGGGCCCGTGCCGTGCGCCCCATGGTCGTCGTCTTCACCCTGATCGCCTTCCTGGTCACCTGGATCTTCGACGCCGACGTCGACGCCCAGGGCGGCGCATACGCCACCGGAGTGCTGGTGCTGATCAGCTCGGCGGCGATCGCGGTGACCATCGCCGCCCGCAAGGCCGGGCAGCGCAACTGGACCGTCGGCTTCGCCGTCATCTCCGCCGTGTTCCTCTACACGACCGTCGTCAACGTCATCGAACGCCCCGACGGCGTGAAGATCGGCGCCTGCTTCATCGCCGGCATCATCCTGGTCTCCCTCCTGTCCCGCCTGGCCCGCGCCTTCGAACTCCGCGTGACCGACGTGACGCTCGACGACATGGCGGAACGTTTCATCCGGGACATGGCCAGCCGCAAGATGCGCTTCATCGCCAACGAGCCCGACCAGCGCGACAAGGCCGAGTACCGCGACAAGATCGAGCAGATCCGCGAGGACAACGACATCCCCGGCGAGGACTTCGTGTTCGTGGAGGTCACGGTCCTGGACCCGTCGGAATTCGAGGCGAGCCTGACGGTCCGGGGCGAGGTTCTCCACAACCGCTACCGCGTCCTGACCCTGGAGTCCTCCTCCATCCCCAACGCCCTCGCCGCCCTCCTTCTCCACGTCCGCGACACCACCGGCTGCACTCCCCACATCTACTTCGAGTGGACCGAGGGCAACCCCTTCGCCAACTTCCTCCGCTTCTTCCTCTTCGGCCAGGGCGAGGTGGCCCCGGTCACCCGAGAGGTCCTCCGAGAAGCAGAACCGGACCGCCCGCGCCGCCCCCGAGTCCACACGGGCTGA
- a CDS encoding extracellular solute-binding protein yields the protein MGDPALSRRGFLAASAAAGLGMTTLTGCGGDSGGGSSDGTTTVEWWNISTTEPAKSVWAALAKKFEAANPKVKIKIVQLENDAYKSKMTALTASGKLPDIFHTWGGGVLKQQVDAGLVEDLTDRTKPWADGLLKVTKEPYILDDKVYGIPFDMGMIGFWYNKALFKKAGVSEPPTTWGGFLEAVSKLKSRNITPIALAGKEKWPGMYYWAYLAMRTAGIDALQKASEDKDFTAAGFVEAGRHLKELVDLQPFQKGFLNAAYSTPTGQAAAVGNGKAAMELMGQWAPSVQADSGKGLGNDLGFFPFPAVEGGKGAITEVFGGGGGHALRRGAPQAAVDFLKFFASEATELELVKKTSVLPVLPNAEKAMTDPNLKLVQAQLKAATGFQLYLDQAYAPAVGQEVNDSVAALIAGSKSPEQVAQSITQTAKEEQ from the coding sequence ATGGGCGACCCGGCACTGTCCCGCCGTGGCTTTCTGGCGGCATCCGCCGCGGCCGGTCTGGGCATGACGACACTGACCGGCTGCGGCGGCGACTCGGGCGGAGGATCGTCCGACGGGACGACCACGGTGGAGTGGTGGAACATCTCCACCACCGAGCCGGCGAAGAGTGTCTGGGCGGCGCTCGCCAAGAAGTTCGAGGCCGCGAACCCCAAGGTCAAGATAAAGATCGTCCAGCTGGAGAACGACGCCTACAAGTCGAAGATGACGGCGCTGACCGCCTCCGGGAAGCTCCCCGACATCTTCCACACCTGGGGCGGCGGCGTCCTCAAGCAGCAGGTCGACGCGGGGCTCGTCGAGGATCTGACCGACCGGACCAAGCCGTGGGCCGACGGTCTTCTGAAGGTCACCAAGGAGCCGTACATCCTCGACGACAAGGTCTACGGCATCCCGTTCGACATGGGCATGATCGGGTTCTGGTACAACAAGGCGCTCTTCAAGAAGGCCGGTGTCAGCGAGCCGCCCACCACCTGGGGCGGGTTCCTGGAGGCCGTGAGCAAGCTGAAGTCCAGGAACATCACGCCCATCGCCCTCGCGGGCAAGGAGAAGTGGCCCGGCATGTACTACTGGGCCTACCTCGCGATGCGCACCGCCGGCATCGACGCCCTCCAGAAGGCCAGCGAGGACAAGGACTTCACCGCTGCGGGGTTCGTCGAGGCCGGTCGGCACCTCAAGGAACTCGTGGACCTCCAGCCCTTCCAGAAGGGGTTCCTCAACGCCGCCTACTCCACCCCCACCGGCCAGGCGGCGGCCGTCGGCAACGGCAAGGCGGCCATGGAACTCATGGGCCAGTGGGCCCCGTCCGTCCAGGCCGACTCCGGCAAGGGTCTCGGCAACGACCTTGGCTTCTTCCCGTTCCCGGCGGTCGAGGGCGGCAAGGGCGCCATCACCGAGGTGTTCGGCGGAGGCGGCGGACACGCCCTGCGCCGGGGTGCCCCGCAGGCGGCGGTCGACTTCCTGAAGTTCTTCGCCTCCGAGGCCACCGAGCTGGAACTGGTCAAGAAGACCAGCGTCCTTCCCGTGCTCCCGAACGCGGAGAAGGCCATGACCGACCCCAACCTCAAGCTCGTACAGGCGCAGTTGAAGGCCGCCACCGGCTTCCAGCTCTACCTCGACCAGGCGTACGCGCCCGCCGTGGGCCAGGAGGTCAACGACAGCGTGGCCGCGCTGATCGCCGGCTCCAAGTCCCCGGAACAGGTCGCCCAGTCGATCACGCAGACCGCGAAGGAAGAGCAGTAG
- a CDS encoding sugar ABC transporter permease — MTSTFLADKRSGPGTDLPPPESVRARGRGRRRVLHWLTAVGFQLPALVLFIGMVLLPMLFALYAAFFRWGGFGMPSDYVGTDNFTQLFDNPVFLGDLWRCLVLVVLSLAFQLPFALVMAVLLNQKLRGRAVYRMLFFAPYVLSEAITGVLFSMVFAPDSGLADHIFGAVGLDGVGGLWFADPSYVMATLFLVMMWKYFGFHMMLYLAGLQSIPRELTEAALIDGASPWQRFRNVTLPLLAPTLRISIFLSVIGSIQLFDLVWVVTQGGPDHHSETMAVTMFQYGFKRYQVGYASAISVVMFGICLVFALAYQRFVLRRDLEGATTTMRGDGK, encoded by the coding sequence ATGACCTCCACGTTCCTCGCAGACAAGCGGAGCGGTCCGGGCACCGATCTCCCGCCCCCGGAATCAGTCAGGGCCCGGGGGCGGGGCCGGCGGCGTGTACTGCACTGGCTGACCGCGGTCGGCTTCCAACTGCCCGCCCTGGTGCTGTTCATCGGCATGGTCCTGCTGCCGATGCTGTTCGCCCTGTACGCCGCCTTCTTCCGCTGGGGCGGCTTCGGCATGCCCTCCGACTACGTCGGCACGGACAACTTCACCCAGCTCTTCGACAACCCGGTCTTCCTGGGCGACCTGTGGCGCTGCCTGGTCCTGGTCGTGCTGTCCCTCGCGTTCCAACTGCCGTTCGCGCTCGTCATGGCGGTCCTCCTCAACCAGAAGCTGCGCGGCAGGGCCGTCTACCGGATGCTGTTCTTCGCGCCCTACGTCCTGTCAGAAGCGATCACCGGCGTGCTGTTCAGCATGGTCTTCGCCCCGGACTCCGGACTCGCCGACCACATCTTCGGAGCGGTCGGCCTGGACGGCGTGGGCGGGCTGTGGTTCGCCGATCCCTCCTACGTCATGGCGACGCTCTTCCTGGTCATGATGTGGAAGTACTTCGGCTTCCACATGATGCTGTACCTGGCCGGACTCCAGTCCATCCCACGGGAGTTGACCGAGGCCGCTCTCATCGACGGCGCCAGCCCCTGGCAGCGGTTCCGCAACGTCACCCTGCCGCTCCTCGCGCCCACTCTGCGGATCAGCATCTTCCTGTCCGTCATCGGCTCGATCCAGCTCTTCGACCTCGTGTGGGTGGTCACCCAGGGCGGCCCCGACCACCACTCCGAAACCATGGCCGTGACCATGTTCCAGTACGGCTTCAAGCGCTACCAGGTCGGCTACGCCAGCGCGATCAGCGTGGTCATGTTCGGCATCTGCCTCGTCTTCGCCCTCGCTTACCAGCGGTTCGTGCTCCGCCGCGACCTCGAAGGGGCCACCACGACGATGAGGGGGGACGGCAAGTGA
- a CDS encoding carbohydrate ABC transporter permease has product MVVPLVYAVLSGFKSTDELSSNPFGLPKRWLTSNYTDILAGGDFWRLLGSSTLIAVGTTVLVVAASALAAFSFARFAFRGREALFTLFTMGLMFPFAVAVLPLFLLLRSLGLLDNPLGVILPQAAFGLPMTIIILRAFFREIPGELEEAATLDGCSPFGFFWRVLLPMARPALGTVSVLAVVTSWNNFMLPLLVFTDNTWWTLPIGVQQFQGQYSAEYARVFAYLVLAMVPALAFYSVAERQLVGGLTAGATKG; this is encoded by the coding sequence ATGGTCGTACCCCTGGTGTACGCCGTCCTGTCCGGGTTCAAGTCCACCGACGAGCTCTCCAGCAATCCCTTCGGGCTGCCGAAGCGCTGGCTGACCAGCAACTACACCGACATCCTCGCCGGGGGCGACTTCTGGCGGCTGCTCGGCAGCAGCACGCTGATCGCGGTCGGTACGACGGTGCTGGTGGTCGCCGCGTCCGCGCTGGCCGCGTTCTCCTTCGCGCGGTTCGCCTTCCGTGGACGGGAGGCGCTGTTCACGCTCTTCACCATGGGGCTGATGTTCCCCTTCGCGGTGGCGGTGCTGCCGCTGTTCCTGTTGCTGCGCTCGCTCGGCCTGCTGGACAACCCGCTGGGCGTGATCCTGCCGCAGGCCGCCTTCGGGCTGCCGATGACGATCATCATCCTGCGCGCCTTCTTCCGGGAGATCCCCGGTGAGCTGGAGGAGGCGGCCACTCTCGACGGGTGCAGCCCGTTCGGGTTCTTCTGGCGCGTCCTGCTGCCGATGGCACGGCCCGCGCTCGGCACCGTCTCGGTGCTCGCCGTCGTCACCAGCTGGAACAACTTCATGCTGCCGCTGCTGGTGTTCACCGACAACACGTGGTGGACGCTCCCCATCGGTGTGCAGCAGTTCCAGGGCCAGTACTCCGCGGAGTACGCCCGCGTCTTCGCCTATCTCGTCCTGGCGATGGTTCCCGCCCTCGCCTTCTACTCCGTCGCCGAGCGCCAGCTCGTCGGCGGACTCACCGCCGGTGCCACGAAGGGCTGA
- a CDS encoding endo-1,4-beta-xylanase: MRKNRLRLAGVLAAVVVAAAAPTAQAHGKPSTLADLAQRHGRYFGSATDNPELVDEPYKKILGSEFDQITPGNGMKWYATEPEQGVFDWTNGDEIVNLARANHQKVRGHTLVWHSQLPDWITSREWTAAELRPVLKKHIQTEVRHYRGKVFAWDVVNEAFNEDGTYRETVFYKTLGPGYIADALRWARQADPKVKLYLNDYNIEGIGAKSDAYYTLAKELKAQGVPLDGIGLQAHLALQYGYPTTLEDNLRRFSKLGLDTALTEVDIRMILPATDEKLAQQAQWYADLTDACLAVRRCVGITIWDYTDKYSWIPAFFEGQGAALPWDEQLQPKPAYYAIRAALK; this comes from the coding sequence ATGCGCAAGAACCGTCTCAGACTCGCCGGAGTCCTGGCCGCAGTGGTGGTCGCGGCCGCCGCTCCCACCGCCCAGGCCCACGGCAAACCGTCCACCCTCGCCGACCTCGCCCAGCGCCACGGCCGGTACTTCGGCAGTGCCACCGACAACCCCGAACTCGTCGACGAGCCGTACAAGAAGATCCTCGGCAGCGAGTTCGACCAGATCACGCCGGGCAACGGCATGAAGTGGTACGCCACCGAACCCGAGCAGGGGGTCTTCGACTGGACCAACGGCGACGAGATCGTGAACCTCGCCCGCGCGAACCACCAGAAGGTGCGCGGCCACACTCTCGTGTGGCACAGCCAGTTGCCCGACTGGATCACCTCGCGCGAGTGGACGGCGGCCGAGCTGAGGCCCGTACTGAAGAAGCACATCCAGACCGAGGTGCGGCACTACCGGGGCAAGGTCTTCGCCTGGGACGTCGTCAACGAGGCCTTCAACGAGGACGGCACCTACCGGGAGACCGTCTTCTACAAGACCCTCGGCCCCGGCTACATCGCCGACGCCCTGCGCTGGGCCCGCCAGGCCGACCCCAAGGTCAAGCTCTACCTCAACGACTACAACATCGAGGGGATCGGGGCGAAGAGCGACGCCTACTACACCCTGGCCAAGGAGCTGAAGGCGCAGGGCGTCCCGCTCGACGGCATCGGTCTCCAGGCCCACCTGGCGCTCCAGTACGGCTATCCGACCACGCTGGAGGACAACCTCCGCCGCTTCTCCAAGCTGGGCCTCGACACCGCGCTCACCGAGGTCGACATCCGGATGATCCTGCCGGCGACCGACGAGAAGCTGGCCCAACAGGCCCAGTGGTACGCCGACTTGACCGATGCCTGTCTCGCGGTGCGCCGGTGTGTCGGGATCACCATCTGGGACTACACCGACAAGTACAGCTGGATACCCGCCTTCTTCGAGGGCCAGGGGGCCGCGCTGCCCTGGGACGAGCAGCTCCAGCCGAAGCCGGCGTACTACGCGATCCGGGCGGCGCTGAAGTAG
- a CDS encoding LacI family DNA-binding transcriptional regulator, which translates to MRAGEADAGPRGRITITEIARQAGVSVPTVSRVVNGRSDVSPHTRARVEELLQKYGYRKRPAAPGTRAALLDLVFNDLDSPWAVEIIRGVEEVAHAEGVGTVVSAIHGRSGDAREWMRNLRARASDGVVLVTSALDTVLHDELRALGVPLVVVDPAGSPALDAPTIGAANWSGGLAATDHLLSLGHRRIGLIAGPPRLLCSRARYDGYRAALEGAGLTLDESLVVPGDFHPESGFAGCEKLLDLPEPPTAVFAASDQMALGAIEALRRRGLRVPEDMSVVGFDDLPEVRWSSPPLTTVRQPLADMGKLAVRTVLKLARGERPDSPRVELGTELVVRSSTTPPAIR; encoded by the coding sequence GTGAGAGCAGGCGAGGCGGACGCCGGGCCCCGGGGCAGAATCACCATCACGGAGATCGCCCGACAGGCCGGGGTCTCGGTGCCGACGGTGTCCCGGGTGGTCAACGGCCGGTCGGACGTGTCCCCGCACACCCGCGCCCGCGTCGAGGAGCTGCTCCAGAAGTACGGCTACCGCAAGCGCCCCGCGGCCCCCGGCACCCGCGCCGCCCTGCTCGACCTGGTCTTCAACGACCTCGACAGCCCCTGGGCCGTGGAGATCATCCGGGGGGTCGAGGAGGTCGCCCACGCGGAGGGCGTCGGGACCGTCGTCTCCGCGATCCACGGCCGCTCGGGCGACGCACGCGAGTGGATGCGCAATCTGCGCGCTCGCGCCTCCGACGGGGTCGTCCTCGTCACCTCGGCGCTCGACACGGTCCTGCACGACGAGCTGCGCGCCCTGGGCGTCCCGCTCGTGGTCGTCGACCCGGCCGGCTCCCCCGCACTGGACGCCCCCACCATCGGCGCCGCCAACTGGTCGGGAGGGCTCGCGGCCACCGATCACCTGCTGTCATTGGGCCACCGCAGGATCGGCCTGATCGCGGGGCCGCCCCGGCTGCTGTGCTCGCGGGCCCGCTACGACGGCTACCGCGCCGCTCTCGAGGGCGCCGGGCTCACCCTCGACGAGTCCCTGGTCGTGCCCGGCGACTTCCACCCGGAGTCCGGCTTCGCCGGCTGCGAGAAGCTCCTCGACCTGCCCGAGCCGCCGACCGCCGTCTTCGCGGCCAGCGACCAGATGGCCCTCGGTGCGATCGAGGCGCTGCGGAGACGCGGGCTGAGGGTGCCGGAGGACATGAGCGTGGTGGGTTTCGACGACCTTCCGGAAGTCCGCTGGTCGTCGCCCCCACTGACCACCGTGCGCCAGCCACTCGCCGACATGGGCAAACTGGCCGTCCGCACGGTCCTCAAACTCGCCCGCGGCGAACGCCCGGACTCACCGCGCGTGGAGCTGGGCACGGAACTGGTGGTGCGCTCGAGCACCACACCACCGGCCATCCGCTGA
- a CDS encoding DUF5999 family protein — protein sequence MCQHQPPCPTAASADRESARLVAHHPEQGWSLLCNGVLLFEDTGELLPDGRVIAPHRPLAVAAA from the coding sequence ATGTGCCAGCACCAGCCACCGTGTCCCACCGCCGCCTCCGCCGACCGGGAGTCCGCCCGCCTCGTGGCGCACCACCCGGAGCAGGGCTGGAGCCTGCTGTGCAACGGCGTTCTGCTCTTCGAGGACACCGGTGAGCTCCTGCCCGACGGCCGGGTCATCGCCCCGCACCGCCCCCTCGCGGTGGCGGCCGCCTGA